A single genomic interval of Synechococcales cyanobacterium CNB harbors:
- a CDS encoding aminotransferase class V-fold PLP-dependent enzyme, translating to MAHGTQVLESPPPGVSFGAEIADAVRAMGDGALTEEDLVRHVHPLFSRVLRRDEIYLSNHSLGRPLDRTADDIRHALDLWYERLDGAWPSWIEASSRSRAMLAALVGCSRPDAVVPRVSAGQGLRAAINSLPTHRPRIVTTRGEFDSVDFILKTYQRKGRADVRWVAPDDRGLFSADAIMDAIDADTDLVVVSVVYFVTGQVLEGLDRIIARAHDAGALILLDAYHAAGAIPLQLDRLGPDFAIGGNYKYTRGGPGAGWLAINPRHLEQGPLPALFTTDTGWFAKRDTFAFRRPERPELSPGGDAWLEATPAVLTCFQSLAGLELTLALGVERLRGYSLEQQAYLEDEMARAGVPVLDVEPHGAFLLVPTPQHAEMTRRLHEAGVNTDSRPAPHDPSSGYVRLCPDILNTRDELRRAATIIGGVYGTL from the coding sequence ATGGCACACGGCACGCAGGTTCTCGAATCCCCCCCGCCCGGTGTCTCGTTCGGAGCGGAGATCGCCGATGCCGTGCGAGCGATGGGCGACGGCGCGCTCACCGAGGAAGACCTCGTTCGCCACGTCCACCCGCTCTTCTCTCGCGTGCTGCGCCGGGATGAAATCTACCTCTCGAACCATTCGCTCGGCCGCCCGCTCGACCGAACCGCGGACGACATCCGACACGCCCTCGACCTGTGGTACGAGCGGCTCGACGGCGCATGGCCGTCCTGGATCGAGGCATCGAGCCGCTCTCGCGCGATGCTCGCCGCGCTCGTCGGGTGCTCGCGGCCGGACGCCGTCGTGCCGCGCGTCTCCGCGGGGCAGGGGCTGCGAGCCGCGATCAACTCGCTCCCGACACACCGTCCGCGGATCGTCACGACGCGGGGCGAGTTCGACTCGGTCGATTTCATCCTCAAGACCTACCAGCGCAAGGGGAGGGCGGACGTACGCTGGGTTGCGCCGGACGATCGCGGCCTCTTCTCCGCCGACGCGATCATGGACGCCATCGATGCCGACACCGACCTCGTCGTCGTCAGCGTCGTCTACTTCGTCACTGGCCAGGTTCTCGAAGGCCTCGACCGCATCATCGCGCGAGCCCACGACGCCGGCGCCCTCATCCTGCTCGACGCCTACCACGCCGCCGGGGCAATCCCGTTACAACTCGACCGTCTCGGCCCGGACTTCGCCATCGGCGGCAACTACAAGTACACGCGCGGCGGCCCCGGCGCGGGATGGCTTGCCATCAACCCCAGGCACCTCGAACAAGGCCCGCTTCCCGCTCTCTTTACGACGGACACCGGCTGGTTCGCCAAACGCGACACCTTCGCGTTCCGGCGACCCGAGCGGCCGGAACTCAGCCCCGGCGGGGACGCCTGGCTCGAAGCGACCCCGGCCGTCCTCACCTGCTTCCAGTCGCTCGCAGGGCTGGAGCTCACGCTCGCACTCGGTGTCGAGCGGCTGCGCGGCTACAGCCTTGAACAGCAGGCCTACCTCGAGGATGAGATGGCAAGAGCAGGCGTTCCTGTGCTCGATGTCGAGCCGCACGGGGCCTTCCTGCTCGTCCCGACTCCCCAGCACGCCGAGATGACGCGACGGCTGCACGAGGCAGGCGTGAACACCGACAGCAGACCAGCGCCGCACGACCCCTCCTCCGGCTACGTGCGACTCTGCCCCGACATCCTGAACACGCGGGACGAACTCCGCCGGGCTGCGACCATCATCGGTGGTGTGTACGGCACACTCTAA
- a CDS encoding tryptophan 2,3-dioxygenase, whose translation MPSDQSGPPSRVDMTTDLEGRLDYAGYLSLDTLLSAQRPLSSPPHHDELLFIIQHQTTELWFKLIIHELRAAIEHVRRDELEPSFKILARVKHVQSQLLDQWSVLATLTPSEYVQFRHVLGPASGLQSAQHRMVEFLLGAKDERMLAVFRHKKETHAELEQALRAPSLYDEFLRHLARRGLPIPDDVLRRDTSRPHESHPGVIDVIKRIYDEPRSHWDAYEMCEKLVDVDEQYALWRFRHLKVVMRIIGFKRGTGGTAGVAYLKHATERTFFPELWDVRTLVQGPGGM comes from the coding sequence ATGCCCTCCGACCAATCCGGCCCGCCGTCGCGGGTGGACATGACCACCGACCTCGAAGGCCGACTCGACTACGCCGGGTACCTGTCCCTCGACACGCTGCTCAGCGCGCAGCGCCCGCTGTCTTCCCCCCCCCATCACGACGAACTGCTCTTCATCATCCAGCACCAGACCACCGAACTCTGGTTCAAGCTCATCATCCACGAGTTGCGGGCCGCGATCGAGCACGTGCGGCGCGATGAACTTGAACCGTCGTTCAAGATTCTCGCCCGCGTCAAGCATGTTCAGTCGCAGTTGCTCGACCAGTGGAGCGTGCTCGCAACGCTCACGCCGAGCGAGTACGTCCAGTTCCGCCACGTGCTCGGCCCGGCGAGCGGGCTGCAATCCGCCCAGCACCGTATGGTCGAGTTCCTGCTCGGTGCGAAGGACGAGCGGATGCTCGCTGTGTTCCGCCACAAGAAGGAGACGCACGCCGAACTCGAGCAGGCCCTGCGGGCGCCCAGCCTCTACGACGAGTTCCTCCGCCACCTTGCTCGACGCGGGCTTCCGATCCCCGATGACGTACTGCGCCGCGATACCTCGCGCCCGCACGAGTCGCACCCCGGCGTGATCGACGTGATCAAGCGAATCTACGACGAGCCGCGTTCGCACTGGGACGCCTACGAGATGTGCGAGAAACTCGTGGACGTTGACGAGCAGTACGCGCTCTGGCGGTTCCGCCACCTCAAGGTCGTCATGCGGATCATCGGCTTCAAGCGCGGCACGGGCGGCACCGCCGGCGTCGCCTATCTGAAGCACGCCACCGAACGCACGTTCTTCCCGGAACTCTGGGACGTCCGCACCCTCGTCCAAGGCCCGGGGGGCATGTGA
- a CDS encoding sugar phosphate isomerase/epimerase: protein MKTAFSTVACPEWTLGQVFDFAAHLEFDGVELRTLGSASTDLACDPALTDPDKTRRLAVEAGLAIPCLATSARFDAPITPPVVGLVLGDPMRQVRLAQREVELADSLGCAFVRVFGFEAPKRERVESCMSRIAPRLRAVADSGRARGVRIVVENGGSFHTASDLMDLIDRVGHPMLGAAYSVAVGHAAGEQPRDAIRTLGDRLWIARVKDLAGGQPCALGRGDVPCRAAVDALSEESFGGWLVYEWDRLWLPGLDPAEQALHAADETLHKWIGATRAAGGAVSGSRSLAVV from the coding sequence ATGAAGACGGCATTCAGCACGGTGGCCTGTCCGGAATGGACGCTGGGGCAGGTCTTCGACTTCGCCGCCCATCTCGAGTTCGACGGCGTCGAACTGCGCACGCTCGGGTCCGCATCGACCGATCTGGCGTGCGACCCGGCCCTGACTGACCCCGACAAGACGCGACGGCTGGCCGTCGAAGCGGGTCTGGCGATCCCGTGTCTGGCTACTTCGGCGAGGTTTGACGCGCCGATCACGCCGCCGGTCGTGGGGCTGGTTCTGGGCGACCCCATGCGGCAGGTTCGCCTGGCTCAGCGAGAGGTTGAACTGGCGGACAGCCTTGGGTGTGCGTTCGTGCGTGTCTTCGGGTTCGAGGCGCCGAAGCGGGAGAGGGTTGAATCGTGCATGAGCCGGATCGCGCCACGACTTCGAGCTGTCGCGGACTCGGGGCGTGCGCGCGGGGTGCGGATCGTCGTCGAGAACGGCGGATCATTCCACACCGCTTCGGACCTCATGGACCTGATCGACCGGGTGGGGCATCCGATGCTCGGAGCCGCCTACTCGGTCGCGGTCGGGCATGCGGCGGGCGAGCAGCCTCGCGACGCCATCCGCACGCTCGGCGATCGGCTCTGGATCGCCAGAGTGAAGGATCTGGCTGGCGGACAGCCGTGTGCGCTCGGCCGCGGCGACGTGCCCTGCCGGGCAGCGGTGGACGCCCTCTCGGAAGAGAGCTTCGGCGGCTGGCTCGTCTACGAGTGGGACCGGCTGTGGTTGCCGGGCCTGGATCCCGCGGAGCAGGCGCTGCACGCTGCGGACGAGACGCTGCACAAGTGGATCGGCGCGACGCGAGCGGCCGGCGGTGCCGTCTCCGGCAGTCGATCATTGGCCGTGGTCTGA
- the gap gene encoding type I glyceraldehyde-3-phosphate dehydrogenase, producing the protein MAIRIGINGFGRIGRLVYRIAAEDPRLEIVWVNDLVPADNLAYLLKYDTMHGRFTLGGKPAVIEATDSSFTVNGRATRTTAERDPSKLAWGDAGVQYVLESTGLFTDYEGAHKHVENNGCRRVVISAPTKSTEQVPTLCYKVNHEQYDPGKHDVVSNASCTTNCLAPVAKIIHDSFGLDEGLMTTVHAATATQPTQDGPSKKDWRGGRNAYQNIIPASTGAAKAVTLCIPSLKGKLTGMAFRVPTADVSAVDLTFRTARPTTLDAIHQAMRQAAEGTMSGVLGYTDEEVVSSDFIGDRRSSIYDAKACIQLNDRFFKVVSWYDNEAGYAARCIDLIRFMATRDGVA; encoded by the coding sequence ATGGCCATTCGGATCGGGATCAACGGGTTCGGACGGATCGGTCGGCTGGTGTACCGCATCGCCGCGGAAGACCCGCGTTTGGAGATCGTGTGGGTCAACGACCTGGTGCCCGCCGACAACCTGGCGTACCTGCTGAAGTACGACACCATGCACGGCCGATTCACGCTCGGCGGCAAGCCGGCGGTGATCGAAGCGACGGATTCGTCGTTCACCGTGAATGGGCGCGCGACACGGACGACGGCCGAGCGCGACCCGTCGAAACTGGCGTGGGGCGATGCGGGCGTGCAATACGTGCTCGAATCGACGGGATTGTTCACCGACTACGAGGGCGCGCATAAGCACGTTGAGAACAACGGTTGCCGGCGGGTGGTCATTTCCGCCCCGACGAAGAGCACCGAGCAGGTGCCGACGCTCTGCTACAAGGTGAACCACGAGCAGTACGACCCGGGGAAGCACGACGTGGTCTCGAACGCGAGTTGCACGACGAACTGCCTCGCGCCGGTGGCCAAGATCATCCACGATTCGTTCGGGCTTGATGAAGGGCTGATGACGACGGTGCACGCGGCGACGGCCACCCAGCCCACGCAGGACGGCCCGAGCAAGAAGGACTGGCGAGGCGGCCGCAACGCCTACCAGAACATCATCCCGGCCAGCACGGGCGCGGCCAAGGCGGTTACGCTCTGCATCCCGAGCCTCAAGGGCAAACTGACCGGCATGGCCTTCCGCGTGCCGACCGCGGACGTCTCGGCCGTTGACCTGACATTCCGCACCGCACGCCCGACCACCCTCGACGCCATCCATCAGGCGATGCGGCAGGCGGCGGAAGGGACGATGTCCGGCGTGCTCGGGTACACCGACGAAGAGGTCGTGTCGAGCGACTTCATCGGGGATCGCCGCTCGTCGATCTACGACGCCAAGGCGTGCATCCAGTTGAACGATCGGTTCTTCAAGGTCGTGTCGTGGTACGACAACGAGGCCGGATACGCAGCGCGGTGCATCGACTTGATCCGCTTCATGGCAACACGCGACGGCGTCGCCTGA
- a CDS encoding DNRLRE domain-containing protein: MVRWPLSARAPLVQWLGGNAASLRRPPVRRATIGCALVASCAAGGLSRAVDEARLVAVRDNTLCETDDGSLSNGAGQHCFAGTTALGEKRRALVAFDVAGVVPEGSVILRVTLTLQMSKTIVGGVDVAVHRVVRDWGEGASDAVGAEGQGAAAEPGDATWLHTFYPGEFWDAPGGDFDPTSSASIVVGAVGPYVWGSTGRMVADVQAWLDDPASNFGWIVIADESVIPGAKRFDTRENPDPAVRPALWVEFQPPCVADWNRDGEVTTLDFLAFLNDWAGGEERADLNGDGTVNTIDFLAFLNAWSAGCG, encoded by the coding sequence ATGGTTCGATGGCCTTTGTCGGCCCGGGCGCCTCTGGTACAGTGGCTTGGCGGGAACGCCGCGAGTCTTCGGAGGCCGCCCGTGCGGAGAGCGACAATCGGTTGCGCGTTGGTCGCGTCGTGCGCTGCGGGCGGGCTTTCGCGCGCTGTGGATGAAGCGAGGCTCGTGGCCGTGCGCGACAACACCCTCTGCGAAACGGACGACGGCTCGCTGAGCAACGGTGCAGGGCAGCACTGCTTCGCGGGCACGACCGCGCTGGGAGAAAAGCGGAGGGCGTTGGTCGCGTTCGACGTCGCGGGCGTGGTGCCCGAAGGCTCGGTCATCCTCCGCGTGACGCTCACGCTCCAGATGTCGAAAACGATCGTCGGCGGCGTCGATGTCGCCGTCCATCGCGTGGTGCGAGACTGGGGCGAAGGAGCCTCGGACGCCGTTGGGGCCGAAGGCCAGGGCGCGGCCGCTGAGCCTGGCGACGCCACGTGGCTCCACACGTTCTATCCGGGCGAGTTCTGGGATGCGCCGGGCGGTGACTTCGATCCGACGTCTTCCGCGAGCATCGTGGTCGGCGCTGTCGGGCCGTATGTCTGGGGTTCGACCGGCCGCATGGTGGCCGACGTGCAGGCCTGGCTCGATGATCCGGCGTCGAACTTCGGCTGGATCGTGATCGCCGACGAGAGCGTGATTCCCGGCGCGAAGCGGTTCGACACGCGCGAGAACCCCGACCCCGCGGTTCGTCCGGCGCTGTGGGTCGAGTTCCAGCCGCCGTGCGTCGCGGACTGGAACCGCGACGGCGAGGTCACGACGCTCGACTTCCTCGCGTTTCTCAACGACTGGGCCGGGGGCGAGGAGCGCGCCGACCTGAACGGCGACGGGACGGTGAACACGATCGACTTTCTGGCGTTCCTGAACGCTTGGAGCGCGGGCTGCGGCTGA